A window of Actinomadura rubteroloni contains these coding sequences:
- a CDS encoding 2OG-Fe(II)-dependent halogenase WelO5 family protein: MPATGAPRPDAASAGRPAGAPPDVVRELTEDALLALTRREVAAIHVREFYPADAARAVAVRALDHPELGNYHKAKSGSVGRVFTPHVDTAWDPARIDAYHRSARASTAAARAVFAPYPSPIDLLRVRLEELWPAGAGLLRLRGRACFVGALRVFRPDDSELFPHNDRIDQETDAPEIAGITEQLTANVYLATPRAGGDLHLWLREPTPDESATIRAVEGLDPESVGPPALTFRPAAGDLIMFSSAMLHAVAPARDEPRVGTAAFVASRGPGEPLAYWS; encoded by the coding sequence ATGCCCGCGACCGGAGCCCCCCGCCCGGACGCCGCGTCCGCCGGCCGCCCGGCCGGTGCACCGCCGGACGTCGTGCGGGAGTTGACCGAGGACGCCCTCCTCGCGCTGACGCGGCGGGAGGTCGCGGCGATCCATGTGCGGGAGTTCTACCCGGCGGACGCGGCGCGCGCGGTGGCCGTCCGCGCCCTCGACCATCCCGAGCTGGGCAACTACCACAAGGCCAAGAGCGGGTCGGTGGGCCGCGTGTTCACGCCCCACGTGGACACCGCGTGGGACCCGGCGCGGATCGACGCCTACCACCGGTCCGCGCGGGCCTCCACAGCGGCGGCCCGCGCGGTGTTCGCGCCGTACCCGTCGCCGATCGACCTGCTGCGGGTGCGGCTGGAGGAGCTGTGGCCGGCGGGCGCGGGGCTGTTGCGGTTGCGCGGCCGGGCGTGCTTCGTCGGCGCGCTGCGCGTGTTCCGTCCCGACGACTCGGAGCTTTTCCCGCACAACGACCGCATCGACCAGGAGACCGACGCCCCGGAGATCGCCGGGATCACCGAGCAGCTCACCGCGAACGTCTATCTCGCGACGCCCCGCGCGGGCGGCGACCTGCACCTCTGGCTGCGCGAACCGACCCCGGACGAGAGCGCGACGATCCGGGCTGTGGAGGGCCTGGACCCCGAATCGGTGGGGCCGCCGGCGCTGACGTTCCGCCCCGCCGCCGGGGACCTGATCATGTTCAGCTCCGCGATGCTGCACGCCGTCGCGCCCGCGCGGGACGAGCCCCGGGTCGGCACGGCGGCGTTCGTGGCGTCCCGGGGGCCCGGCGAGCCGCTGGCGTACTGGAGTTGA
- a CDS encoding pyridoxal phosphate-dependent aminotransferase, with translation MPRTLPPNPSDVPAAPPRAAAGPGGGARGRPAVSPNLRLDQRVRERVAAGEDVLHLGFGESRLPVPPLLVERLAAGAVHQDYGPVEGRPAVREAGAGYFARRGVPTTPDQVIVGPGSKALLLAVLAAVPGDVVLPAPCWVTYAPQSRLLGRRVVPVRVPDGCGGVPDPGELASAVRHARAAGADPRLLVLTLPDNPTGALAPPELVRRVCGVAERHGLLVVSDEIYRDLVHDPVRPVLGPAELLPARTVVLTGLSKSLALGGWRVGLARFPDGPAGRALRDRVTALASESWSALAGPLQEVARTAFAEPPEIRAHVRASARLHGAVTGAVHDLLRAAGARCPRPAGGFYVYPDLAAVRPALAAHGITDAPSLQARLLDGFGVAVLAGHHFGDDPRALRFRVATSLLHGDTPEERLAVLHAADPVTTPPVARALARLRAVLAELTGASVAADLSGVR, from the coding sequence ATGCCGCGCACCCTGCCTCCGAACCCGTCCGACGTTCCCGCAGCCCCGCCCCGCGCCGCCGCCGGACCCGGCGGCGGCGCGCGGGGACGGCCGGCCGTGTCGCCGAACCTGCGCCTGGACCAGCGGGTGCGCGAGCGAGTCGCGGCGGGCGAGGACGTCCTGCACCTCGGGTTCGGGGAGTCGCGGCTGCCCGTGCCGCCGCTGCTGGTGGAACGGCTCGCGGCGGGGGCCGTCCATCAGGATTACGGGCCGGTGGAGGGGCGTCCGGCCGTCCGCGAGGCGGGGGCGGGGTACTTCGCGCGGCGCGGCGTGCCCACGACGCCCGACCAGGTGATCGTCGGGCCGGGCAGCAAGGCGCTGCTGCTCGCGGTGCTGGCGGCCGTGCCCGGCGACGTCGTGCTGCCCGCGCCGTGCTGGGTGACGTATGCGCCGCAGAGCCGGCTGCTCGGGCGGCGGGTCGTCCCGGTGCGCGTGCCGGACGGCTGCGGCGGCGTCCCCGACCCCGGCGAGCTGGCCTCGGCCGTCCGGCACGCGCGGGCGGCGGGCGCCGACCCCCGGCTGCTCGTCCTGACCCTGCCCGACAACCCGACCGGCGCGCTCGCGCCGCCCGAGCTGGTGCGGCGGGTGTGCGGGGTCGCCGAGCGGCACGGGCTGCTGGTGGTGTCCGACGAGATCTACCGGGATCTCGTCCACGATCCCGTCCGGCCGGTGCTCGGCCCGGCCGAACTGCTGCCCGCGCGGACGGTCGTCCTGACCGGGCTCAGCAAGAGCCTCGCGCTCGGCGGCTGGCGCGTCGGCCTCGCCCGGTTCCCCGACGGGCCCGCGGGCCGGGCGCTGCGCGACCGGGTGACGGCGCTCGCCAGCGAGTCCTGGTCGGCGCTCGCCGGGCCGCTGCAGGAGGTCGCCCGGACGGCGTTCGCCGAGCCGCCGGAGATCCGCGCGCACGTCCGGGCGAGCGCGCGGCTGCACGGCGCGGTGACCGGCGCGGTCCACGATCTGCTGCGGGCGGCGGGCGCGCGCTGCCCGCGTCCGGCCGGAGGCTTCTACGTGTACCCGGACCTGGCGGCGGTCCGTCCGGCGCTGGCCGCGCACGGGATCACCGACGCGCCGTCGCTCCAGGCCCGGCTGCTGGACGGGTTCGGCGTCGCGGTCCTGGCCGGCCACCACTTCGGCGACGATCCCCGCGCGCTGCGCTTCCGCGTCGCGACGAGCCTCCTGCACGGCGACACCCCCGAGGAACGGCTGGCCGTGCTGCACGCGGCGGATCCGGTGACGACGCCGCCGGTGGCGCGCGCCCTGGCCCGGTTGCGCGCGGTGCTGGCCGAGCTGACGGGCGCGTCCGTCGCCGCCGACCTGAGCGGGGTGCGGTGA